In the Cylindrospermopsis raciborskii Cr2010 genome, GATTGGCCACTCCGGGTGTGGTAAATCCACCCTATTAAATATGGTGTCTGGTTTTAACACTCCTACCACGGGTCAGGTATTATTAGAAGGACAACCCATAGTTAAACCTGGTCCGGACCGGATGGTGGTATTCCAAAACTACGCCCTTCTACCTTGGCGAACCGCATTTGAGAATATTTATTTGGCTGTAAATGCGGTTTACCCAACTAAACCAGAAGCGGAAAAACGAGCCATTGTCCGGGAGCATTTAGTCATGGTGGGACTGTCTGATGCTATGGAGAAAAAACCCCCTCAAATGTCTGGAGGGATGAGACAGCGTGTTTCTATTGCTCGTGCCCTAGCTATTCGTCCCAAGGTTTTAATTTTAGATGAACCGTTTGGCGCTTTGGACGCTATCACCAAGGAAGAATTGCAGGAGGAGTTATTAAAAATCTGGAATGAAAACCGTTGTACTGTGTTAATGATTACTCATGACATTGATGAGGCTTTATTTTTGGCTGATAAATTGGTCATGATGACTAATGGACCCCATGCCAAAATTGGGGAGGTGATGGAAATTCCTTTTGCACGACCACGTGAGCGGACTCTGATTATGGAAGATCCTCAATATTATCAATTGCGTAACTATGCTTTAGACTTCTTGTTTAATCGCTTTGCTCATGATGATGTTGGTTAGGATGACAATAGGCGAATCACATTCGCCTAATTGTACCCAACTAGGGATTCTCCTCAGCTATAGGTTAATACCTATGCAATTCATAAGAATATATATTCAGTAAATTGTTTGCGTTGGTAAATTTTGGCTACCTAAGAAGAGTATGCTGATAGAGCAACCTAAGCATCGCTTAAACGCCATCTAAAACCAATTAACAAACATGGAAATAACTAATACTATTAACACGCGCAACTTACGGAGCGATATTTTTGGTGGTGTCACTGCGGCCATTGTCTCTTTACCACTGGCTTTAGCATTCGGTGTTGCTTCCGGTGCAGGTCCAGTTGCTGGTCTTTATGGTGCAGTTTGTGTGGGTTTTTTTGCTGCTTTATTTGGTGGAACACCCACATTAATTTCCGAGCCCACTGGTCCCATGACTGTTGTAATTACTGGCATTATAAGTTCTTTAACAGCTATGGATCCAGAAAATGGCATGGCTATGGCTTTTACCGTAGTTATGTTAGCGGGGATATTTCAAATCATATTTGGTATCTTCAAGCTGGGCAAATATATCACCCTCATGCCCTATAGTGTAATCTCTGGGTTCATGTCGGGTATTGGTGTGATTTTAATTATTTTGCAAATCGCACCGTTTTTAGGGCAACCTAACCCAAAAGGGGGAGTTTTAGGAATAGTTCAAAATTTACCTCAGCTCCTAGAAAAGATTAATCCCATTGCCCTCATTTTGGGTGTAATGACTGTGGCAATTATTTATTTGACACCATCAAAGGTCAAACGCATTGTGCCACCCCAATTAATTGCCCTAGTTTTAGGAACTATAGTTTCACTGGTCTTTTTTAGTAATGCGGATATCCCACGTATCGGTGTGATTGAAACTGGATTGCCAAAACTGCAAATGCCAACTTTTACCCCCACTAGTGTAACGATTATGTTGGTTGATGGGGTTATGTTGGGAATGTTGGGATGTATTGATACCCTATTAACCGCAGTAATAGCTGATAGCTTAACTCGTACGGAACATAAATCTGACAAAGAGCTGATTGGACAGGGTATTGCCAATTTAGTTTCTGGTTTGTGTGGAGGTTTGCCCGGTGCTGGAGCGACCATGGGAACGGTAGTAAATATCCAAACCGGAGCACAGACGGCAATATCTGGAATCACCCGCGCTCTAATTTTGTTGGTAGTGGTTTTAGGTGCTGCCGGTGTTACTCAAAGTATTCCTATGGCTGTCTTAGCGGGAATTGCGCTGAAAGTGGGGATTGATATCCTAGATTGGAGTTTTTTAAAGCGATCTCACAAAGTTTCCTTCAAGGGTTCCATCATTATGTATGGTGTGTTACTCTTGACTGTTTTTGTAGATCTGATTGTAGCTGTGGGGATAGGTGTATTTGTTGCTAACATCCTCACAATTGAGCGTTTGTCCAGCATGAGTTCTGAGAAAGTTAAGGCCATCAGTGACGCTGATGATGATATTGATTTAAACGAAGAAGAGAAAAGATTGCTCGACCAAGCTGGGGGTCGAATTTTGTTATTCTACTTAAGTGGTGCCATGATATTTGGCGTTTCCAAGGCCATCTCTCGTGAGCATAATGCCATTCAAGACTGTGATGTGATTATTTTTGACCTCAGCGATGTTCCTATGATGGGTGTCACTGCTTCTTTAACTATCGAAAGTGCAATTCGGGAAGCAGTTGAAAAAGACCGACAAATTATTCTAGTTGGCATCACTGGTAAGGTTAAAAAGCGACTGGAAAATTTGGGAGTTCTAAGTTTATTACCCCCCCACCATTTGGTGACAGAGCGCAAACAAGCTCTAGAACAAGCTATGACTTTAGTTAAAAGGTGATAATCAAAGATTGATAGGGGGAATGAAGCAAATGTTATATTTGATCGTTCCCCGTTCTTTTACCCAAACCCTGAACAATGCGCTTGACCTTTTCTGAGGAAATAAAATCTTTGCTACAGCGTCTAGCACACCAACCTCTAACCTTGGGTGACGTGCTGGAAACAACCTCTCAACGCGGATTCATTCTAGTCATTGCTTTATTGGTTTTACCATTCTTGTTCCCTATGCCACCCGGACTCACGGGTCCTCTTGGCTCCGCTTGTTTGCTCTTATCATTGCAAATGCTTTTGGGCAGGCGATCGCCCTGGTTACCAAAAAAAATTGCCAATTATCAGTTTCCCCGGGTTTTTGCCCAAACTATTCTTCACAACCTAGGTAGGGTCACCAGGTTGTTAGAAAAAATTGCCCGTCCTCGCTTGACAAAATTGGCAAATCATGATATTACCTGGAGGTGTAACGGTCTTTGCATTTCCTGGTTGGCTATTTTACTTATTTCTCCTGTACCTTTGACTAATCCCATACCCACCATTGGCATTTTACTGTTTGCTGCGGCTAGTATGGAGTCAGATGGACTACTTGTATGTATTTGCTATGTATTAACACTATTAATCACCCTAATTTTCTACCTCATTGTCTATGGAGTTTTACAGCTCCCTGGTTTGATTACATAAAGATTACTGGCACTATTGACATTTATGGGGGGTGTCTTATAATCCTAGTTAAGGTAGGTTCCAATCAATATTTAACGAGTATGAAAATAAATCCCCCAGCCAATAACGAACAGTTAATAACTGAGGGTAACAATGTAATTAAGGTGCATTTACTAGTTTGATTATTCCTACGGGATAACATGGAATCCGGAAAATTTATTTGATTTCTGTTTAATTTCCATGTTTTTAAAAAAACCCCCAGTTTTGGCCGGGGGGATTGATCAATTAAGGTTTCAATGTTTTCAAGGGCCAATCTGTAAAATCGGGAAGGTAATTCCTACCTTCCATGTTTTACAAGGGCTCCCAAAACTCTGGATTTGGGACTAAATAAAAAAGCTAGGACAAATGCTGTGCAAACGACTAATACAATAGCTGGTCCAGAGGGTAAATTATAGAAGTAACTCAGATAAATTCCTACAATACTAGAAATTATGGCGATCGCAGCTCCTAGGATCATAACTTGATGTAGTCTGTTAACTAATAGGTACGCTGTAGCACCAGGGGTAATCAACATTGATAGGACTAAAATCACTCCCACTGCTTTCATACTAGCAACAATGGTTAGGGAAATGAGCAACATCAAACTAATGTTGAGTTGATTAACTGGTAGACCAGCAACCTGGGCTCCTATGGGATCAAAGGTATAGAATAGTAGTTCTTTGTAGAGTAAAAAAACGATAATTAAGGCCACAGCAGCAAGGATGGCCGTATCCCTAACCTCATTGGGGGTAACACCTAGAATATTGCCAAAAAGAAAGTGATTGAGGTCGATTTTATTAGCTTTTTGAATCCCTGTAATGAGTGTGACACCAAGAGCAAAAAAACCAGAAAATACGATCCCCATAGCTGCATCCTCCTTAATAGGAGACCGGTTTTTAATCACTGCTATAGCTACCGTGCTTACCATAGCAGCAATAAAAGCTCCCACAAATATATTCGCACCTATTATAAAGGCGATCGCCAGTCCTGGTAAAACGGAATGACTAATAGCATCGCCTAGTAGTGCCAGACGTTGTACCATTAAATAAGTACCAACCACAGCACATAACAAACCAATTAACACTGCAACTATTAGTGAGCGTTGCATAAATCCATACTGCAACGGCTCCATTATTTCGCTTAACATAAATAATATTAAAAATGAAAATTATATTGTAAAGTAAGCACGTTGTAGATTAGTTTCTGTAAGTACATGCAGACGAGGTCCACTAGCTATAAGTTGACAGTTAAGTAGAATTAAATCGTCAAAATGGTTAATTGACTGACCCAGATCGTGATTGACCACCAGGACAATTTTTCCTCGATCTGTGAGTTCTTGAAAAATGTTAAAAAGGACACCTTGAGTTTTGTGATCTATGCCGACGAAGGGTTCATCAAAACAAAAAATTTCAGGTTCTTGAGTTAGAGCGCGGGCCAGGAATACCCTTTGTTGTTGTCCTCCGGAAAGCTCTCCTATAGGTCGGTCAGTATATTTTAACATTTCTACCCGTTCCAATGCTGTCATTGCTATTTGCCGACTCATACTAGAAAAACTACGTAACCAACCGGTTTTTTTCACTCTTCCCGTCATGACCACATCCCAGACCGTAGCGGGGTAGTTCCAGTCAATTTGGCTTCTTTGGGGGACATAGGCAACTTTTTCTAGTTGGTCTACTAATGGCCTACCGTCATACAGTACACTACCCATACTCATGGGGACTAATCCTAGAATTGCTTTGATCAACGTACTCTTACCAGCACCATTAGGTCCAAAAATTCCTGTTAATCTTCCTGCTTTAATAGTACAGGTTATATCCTGTAAAGCGTCTTGTCTATGGTATTGTACTCCTAAATGGGAAATATGAATATCCCTAAACTCTCTATTTATGGGCATCCTTTGAGGTGTTTTTAGTAATAGACCAAATTTTGGGGAGGTGTTTTGCATAGTAGGATTGATAATTCTTGAGATCCTACTTTGAGCTTACTATGAAGAAGGCTAAAAATATGAGACAAATATGAAAAATAAAAACATTCGGATATGGATAGTAATATTTTTACCATTATATTTACTAGGATGTAGTGTTTCTCAGGTGGAAACCTCGAAGAATGGCAGTCGTGGGAAACTAAGCAAAATAAGAGTTGTAGCAACAAGTACAATAATTACGGACTTAGTGGCACAAATAGGAGGTGAGGAGATTAGTTTAACTGGAATACTTCAACCTGGAACAGATCCCCATGTATATGAACCAGTACCAGGAGATGGCAAGGTCTTAGAGACAGCGGATTTAATTGTATATAATGGGTATAATTTAGAGCCAGGAATTATTAAGTTAATGAATTCTACGGGTGTAATGGCTAGAAAACTGGCAGTGGGGGAAGTAGTCAAACCCTTAAAATTAAAAACCCATCGGGGGGAAATAGTTCCCGATCCCCATGTGTGGGGGAGTGCTAAAAACACCATAACCATGGTAAATGCTATTAGAGATACTTTAGTGGAGTTGTCGGATAAGGACAGGGAAAAATTTACACGAAATGCTGCCCAACTAACTAAGGAACTGGAAAAGTTGGATAATTGGATCAAACAGGAAATTGAAACTATTCCACCGCCCAACCGCAAAATAGTTACCTCCCATGATGCTTTTCAGTATTATGCTGATGCTTACGGTATGGAGGTTATAGGGACTTTGATTGGAATTAGTACAGAAGAAAAACCCAGTGCTAAAACGGTAAAGGAATTGGTGGATGCTATTATTAGAGCGGATATTCCTACTATATTTACCGAAACTACGATTAATCCAGACTTGATGAAAACAGTAGCTCAAGAAGCGGGGGTAAAAATGGCAACAAATCAACTTTAT is a window encoding:
- a CDS encoding metal ABC transporter ATP-binding protein, producing MPINREFRDIHISHLGVQYHRQDALQDITCTIKAGRLTGIFGPNGAGKSTLIKAILGLVPMSMGSVLYDGRPLVDQLEKVAYVPQRSQIDWNYPATVWDVVMTGRVKKTGWLRSFSSMSRQIAMTALERVEMLKYTDRPIGELSGGQQQRVFLARALTQEPEIFCFDEPFVGIDHKTQGVLFNIFQELTDRGKIVLVVNHDLGQSINHFDDLILLNCQLIASGPRLHVLTETNLQRAYFTI
- the bicA gene encoding bicarbonate transporter BicA, whose translation is MEITNTINTRNLRSDIFGGVTAAIVSLPLALAFGVASGAGPVAGLYGAVCVGFFAALFGGTPTLISEPTGPMTVVITGIISSLTAMDPENGMAMAFTVVMLAGIFQIIFGIFKLGKYITLMPYSVISGFMSGIGVILIILQIAPFLGQPNPKGGVLGIVQNLPQLLEKINPIALILGVMTVAIIYLTPSKVKRIVPPQLIALVLGTIVSLVFFSNADIPRIGVIETGLPKLQMPTFTPTSVTIMLVDGVMLGMLGCIDTLLTAVIADSLTRTEHKSDKELIGQGIANLVSGLCGGLPGAGATMGTVVNIQTGAQTAISGITRALILLVVVLGAAGVTQSIPMAVLAGIALKVGIDILDWSFLKRSHKVSFKGSIIMYGVLLLTVFVDLIVAVGIGVFVANILTIERLSSMSSEKVKAISDADDDIDLNEEEKRLLDQAGGRILLFYLSGAMIFGVSKAISREHNAIQDCDVIIFDLSDVPMMGVTASLTIESAIREAVEKDRQIILVGITGKVKKRLENLGVLSLLPPHHLVTERKQALEQAMTLVKR
- a CDS encoding metal ABC transporter solute-binding protein, Zn/Mn family; protein product: MKNKNIRIWIVIFLPLYLLGCSVSQVETSKNGSRGKLSKIRVVATSTIITDLVAQIGGEEISLTGILQPGTDPHVYEPVPGDGKVLETADLIVYNGYNLEPGIIKLMNSTGVMARKLAVGEVVKPLKLKTHRGEIVPDPHVWGSAKNTITMVNAIRDTLVELSDKDREKFTRNAAQLTKELEKLDNWIKQEIETIPPPNRKIVTSHDAFQYYADAYGMEVIGTLIGISTEEKPSAKTVKELVDAIIRADIPTIFTETTINPDLMKTVAQEAGVKMATNQLYSDSLGARGSDADTYIKMMTVNTKTIVIGLTETVK
- a CDS encoding metal ABC transporter permease; this translates as MLSEIMEPLQYGFMQRSLIVAVLIGLLCAVVGTYLMVQRLALLGDAISHSVLPGLAIAFIIGANIFVGAFIAAMVSTVAIAVIKNRSPIKEDAAMGIVFSGFFALGVTLITGIQKANKIDLNHFLFGNILGVTPNEVRDTAILAAVALIIVFLLYKELLFYTFDPIGAQVAGLPVNQLNISLMLLISLTIVASMKAVGVILVLSMLITPGATAYLLVNRLHQVMILGAAIAIISSIVGIYLSYFYNLPSGPAIVLVVCTAFVLAFLFSPKSRVLGALVKHGR
- a CDS encoding nitrate ABC transporter ATP-binding protein (This model describes the ATP binding subunits of ATP-binding cassette (ABC) transporters for nitrate transport, or for bicarbonate transport, in bacteria and archaea.); translation: MTSSTQVRNHQSFLTIENVTKIYPTKKGPFTVLDGINLEVQKGEFICVIGHSGCGKSTLLNMVSGFNTPTTGQVLLEGQPIVKPGPDRMVVFQNYALLPWRTAFENIYLAVNAVYPTKPEAEKRAIVREHLVMVGLSDAMEKKPPQMSGGMRQRVSIARALAIRPKVLILDEPFGALDAITKEELQEELLKIWNENRCTVLMITHDIDEALFLADKLVMMTNGPHAKIGEVMEIPFARPRERTLIMEDPQYYQLRNYALDFLFNRFAHDDVG
- a CDS encoding exopolysaccharide biosynthesis protein — its product is MRLTFSEEIKSLLQRLAHQPLTLGDVLETTSQRGFILVIALLVLPFLFPMPPGLTGPLGSACLLLSLQMLLGRRSPWLPKKIANYQFPRVFAQTILHNLGRVTRLLEKIARPRLTKLANHDITWRCNGLCISWLAILLISPVPLTNPIPTIGILLFAAASMESDGLLVCICYVLTLLITLIFYLIVYGVLQLPGLIT